Sequence from the Pedobacter sp. D749 genome:
AATAAGCAGCTAAAAGAAGAAAACGATTTAACGATATAATTATGAAAACGCAGAATCAAATTAGGTTAATTAAAATGGGTTATTTGGCAACACTTTTAATCGTAATACTGTTTTCGCTTAAAGATGCATCCAAGAGCTTTGAAGAAGGATATACAGACGGAGGCAAAGGCGGTGTATTGGGTATAGTACAGGGGTTATTTATATTGATCATTATGTTCTTTAGCTCAAGGGTATTGGTTTATCTCTATCGTTTTATTAATTCGATAGAGATGGGCAGTGTTTTTAGTACCGAAAATACAGGACGGCTTACGCGTATGGGATGGTATTGCACTATGATTCCATTTCTGCTGTTTATTTACAATGCTATGGTTTATGCAAATCAATTAAATAATCGCCAGGATGTAGTATTTAAGATAATTGAAAATGTTGATTTTCAGATTTGGCTATTGATTTTTGGTTTAACTCTTTTAACAATAGCATTTGTATTTAGAAAAGGAATTGAGTTACAACAAGAAAACGATTTAACAATATAAGCCCATGCCTATAATTATAAATTTAGATGTAATGTTGGCCAGGCGTAAAATGTCGTTAACCGAATTAAGTGAACGGGTAGGGATTACGATGTCTAATTTATCGATATTAAAAACCGGTAAGGCAAAAGCAATCCGTTTAGAGACTTTGGAGTCTATCTGTGCAGTTTTAGATTGCCAACCTGGCGATATCCTTGAATTTAGAGGAGAGTAAACCTCGCAGGTTTTTAAAACCTGCGAGGTTTGATCAGACCAAGGACCACAAACCTTTCTTATTAAACCTGATAGAGCGGAAAGCCCACAGCGCAGCGAGGACTTGAAGAGATAGCAGGACTGTCGTCTGCCATCAGCACTGAACCTTAAATTTCCAGAAAAAATGACCACCTAAGGCAACTTAGTACATTTAAATGAAATTGCTATTAGATTTAGATCTATCGGATTTTCTGATAATGATAGTTTAAAGAACACCCCGTCCTGCGGACACTCCTCTAAAGAGGGGAATAAAAAAACCTTCCAGTTTTCACTGAAAGGTTTATACGATATGATTAATGCTTTAGTCTTTTTGCTTTATGCTTATTACGCTTGTTCAGCCAATACTTTAGTTACTAAATCAGCAGCTTCTTTTAAAGCGATTGCTGAGTAAACCTGTAAGCCAGACTCATCGATTAATTTTTTAGCTTCTTCAGCATTTGTACCTTGTAAACGGCAGATAATTGGCACAGGGATATTACCAATTTCTTTATAAGCATCAATTACACCCTGAGCAACACGGTCGCAACGAACGATACCACCGAAAATGTTGATCAAAATTGCTTTAACGTTTGGATCTTTCAAAATAATGTTGAAAGCTGCTTTAACTGTTTGCGCATTTGCAGTTCCACCAACGTCTAGAAAGTTAGCAGGTTCACCACCAGCCAATTTAATAATATCCATGGTTGCCATTGCCAAACCAGCACCGTTAACCATACAACCTACGTTACCATCAAGGTTAACGAAGTTTAAGTTACTAGCACTTGCTTCAACTTCCATTGGATCTTCTTCTGTTACATCGCGCATTGCTGCGTAATCAGGGTGACGGAATAATGCGTTTTCATCTAAATTAACTTTAGCATCAACAGCAATTACTTTGTCATCAGAAGTTTTTAATACCGGGTTAATTTCGAACATTGAAGAATCTGTAGCTTCGTAAGCTTTGTATAAAGCAGTTACAAATTTAACCATTTCTTTATGTGCAGCTCCGCTAACACCTAAGTTGAAAGCTATTTTACGGGCCTGGAAACCTTGTAAGCCAACTTTAGGATCAATTTCTTCTTTGAAAATTAAGTGTGGCGTATGTTCGGCAACTTCTTCGATATCCATACCACCTTCGGTACTGTACATGATGATATTGCGACCTTTTGCACGATCTAACAAAACTGAAATATAGAACTCTTTGGTTTCAGAAGCACCTGGATAATAAACATCCTGAGCCACTAAAATTTTACTCACTAATTTACCTTCTGGGCCGGTTTGAGGAGTAACTAGTTGCATACCAATAATATCGGTTGCACGTTGTTTAACTTCTTCAAGGTTTTTGGCTAATTTAACACCACCACCTTTACCGCGACCACCAGCATGGATTTGCGCTTTAATTACAACCCAGTCAGAATTGTAATCTATTTTAAGTTGCTTAGCAGCCTCAACAGCTTGCTCAGGAGTATCGGCAACTATTCCTTCTTGAACGTTAACACCGAAACTTTTTAATATTTGTTTACCCTGGTATTCGTGAATATTCATTTGCTACAAAATTTGCCCAAAGCTACAATTTCAAACCCTTTAAACAAATAGCAATTGCCGATTTTTTCAGAAAATGAACGTTTTATGTTAATCGGGAAAAAGCATGAAGTAAGGACAGTGACTATTTTGTTTGAACCTCCTTACTATCTTGAATTTTTAAAATCTAGCATGGTTTCTAGGTGTTCTACAACACTTTTTTAGCCAAATTTTTAATTTCAGCTTTAATTTTTTGGTCAAAAACAGCTTTTAAAACTCCGGTTTTCAAGTTGTAAACAAAATATTCAACTTCATCTTTGTCGTTAAATTCTTTATCACTATTCGAATCTTTGATTAGATCCATTAATATTAAATCATGTTTGTCATCAATCTTCCAGCTGCTCAGGTCATAATTGTTTGGAGATATCCTGGTAAAAGACTTTCCTTGCAGGTTAGAGAGGTAAAGTTTTTTTGGATCTTTAGGTGTTAATTTTTTATCTCCATCATAGTCTGAATCAGTAATATTGTAATAAATAAACTGATCAGATAAAGTGTTTTTACTATTTGGACTATTTTCTGAATTGCCAATGCTAAAATGGTTAATGATGATCTTTTCTTTTGTTAGCAATTCACTTTTACCTGAAATAATGTTGTAAAAGATGAGGTTCCAATGATTTGTACTCACTTCCCTTTTATAGCTTTCGTTGTCATCATTATCATTTAATTTTAGTGGGTATAGAAGGATATCTGTTTTATTGATAATGATAGGAGAACCATATTGGATTTTGGGCTGACTCTTGGTTTGTGTGTTAGTGGTTTCATGTGTAGAGATGGTTTTGCTGTCTTCGGTACAGGCTGAAGCAAGTATGATTAGGCCTAATAATGTTGTTGTGATTACTTTTTTCATGTCGTTAATTTTGTGAGTGTAATTTAAACAAAAATAAAGTTGTTGTGAATTTTGTCTCTCAAGGCATATAACCTTGCAGAATGATAAAGCGATGGTTACGTCACAATCTTAGTTTCCCACAAACGGTGTTCCGAATATACCCACCGCCAGTTCTGCCCAGATGAGAAATAGCACAAGCAAAATGACAACAAGAACTATTGTTCTTAACGCGCCGGTTTTTAAGTTTCTAATCACCAGTTCGATGGCCAAACCCGTGCTGAGCAATAAAACTCCTGCGGTTACAAAATCGGATAGTGTCCAATCCACTTCATTTGTAAATTGCATAGCAACCAGTGGAATGGCCAATAAAAATGCCGTTACGCTTAAAATGATGATCATTCTTAGTTTGCCTGAGCTAAGTGTTTCTTGATTTTTCATGGTTTTATAATTATAATATATGATTTAAATAGTTGAAAATTAAACCTTTGCTTCCCGGTGCTAAATTGCACCGGGAAAACCAAATCCAACAAAAGTTTAGCAAAGGCGAGAGGTTAATTATAAAAGATTTTGATTTAATTCTTTAAATGAAAGTGTCTGTTGCTTTTCTTTTTCATTAAGTACAGCGCTACCTGCAACCTTACTTAATTTATATTTCATCTTGTTTAAATAGCGATAAAAGTTAAGCTTACCTGCTTTAAATAATGTTTTATGTGCCTGCCAAACCACTAAACTTGTACAGATGAAGAAGCACGAATAGGCATGATAAGCAATCCATTTCATGAAAGCATTCTTCTGATTAAAAATGATATACAAACGTTCTCTTTGAAAAGTAATGTGAGCAGCCTCATCAATTAGTATATCAGTACAGATTTGTTTGAGCAATGTGCAATTTGTGGCATCTTTTAGTGCCTGGTAAAATATTTGTGCGGCGCTTTCTACGGTAATTACTGCGATTGTCCAAAGCTCCATGTTGGTGTTGAAGTATCTTATTTTCCGGAATAATGTGTCTCCCCAATTTTTTTTAATTCTTTTTTCTTCAATTAAATCAAGGTATATACCTAAGTTATTTCCATGTTTTTGCTCTTCCTTTATAAACAGTTTTACCGCCGTTAGGTATTCGTAATCATTTATTGCTGCTGCATATTTTTTTGATGCATGGATTAAATGTTTGCCTTCCGACGTTTCCCCTAGCTGCCAGGCTTGCAGAGACTTTAGTATGTTTTGTTTTTCTAAATCAGAAATTTCCGGTTTAAGTGTCCAATCGATCCTATTAATTTTGCTGTTGTTTGAGAAGTAATTGGTCCAATATGCTGAGTTTTGTGTTTTCATGATATTGCTGATTAATTTATTCTTCAGTCGATATGTAGGTTGAAAATTTTGTGAACAGTATGGTTCAAAACGAACCACGCTAGTGCAATTAATGCTGACGCCATTGCTATTATTTTATATCGTCTATTCATTTGGTTTTTATTTATTCAGGCCAAAATATTCTGCCGTATTCCAATCCTGTAAATTCCATGATAACCAGCTTTGCTGACTATAACGCTCTTTAAAGTAGCCAATCCGTTGATCTAATTTTCTCATCAATGCTTCTTCCGGCTGGTCTACTTTAGCAATTTCCGAGTCGTTATTTTTCGAAGGATGGATCTTTGCCCGGTTTTTATCAAGAATAGGGAGTGTTTTTTCTGACAGAGAGGTTAAATAATAGGGATCGATCGCAACGGCATCAACATGATTCAGGTTATATTTCACGATTAAGACATCCCAGTTAATGAG
This genomic interval carries:
- a CDS encoding DUF2975 domain-containing protein; this translates as MKTQNQIRLIKMGYLATLLIVILFSLKDASKSFEEGYTDGGKGGVLGIVQGLFILIIMFFSSRVLVYLYRFINSIEMGSVFSTENTGRLTRMGWYCTMIPFLLFIYNAMVYANQLNNRQDVVFKIIENVDFQIWLLIFGLTLLTIAFVFRKGIELQQENDLTI
- a CDS encoding helix-turn-helix transcriptional regulator, giving the protein MPIIINLDVMLARRKMSLTELSERVGITMSNLSILKTGKAKAIRLETLESICAVLDCQPGDILEFRGE
- the sucC gene encoding ADP-forming succinate--CoA ligase subunit beta — protein: MNIHEYQGKQILKSFGVNVQEGIVADTPEQAVEAAKQLKIDYNSDWVVIKAQIHAGGRGKGGGVKLAKNLEEVKQRATDIIGMQLVTPQTGPEGKLVSKILVAQDVYYPGASETKEFYISVLLDRAKGRNIIMYSTEGGMDIEEVAEHTPHLIFKEEIDPKVGLQGFQARKIAFNLGVSGAAHKEMVKFVTALYKAYEATDSSMFEINPVLKTSDDKVIAVDAKVNLDENALFRHPDYAAMRDVTEEDPMEVEASASNLNFVNLDGNVGCMVNGAGLAMATMDIIKLAGGEPANFLDVGGTANAQTVKAAFNIILKDPNVKAILINIFGGIVRCDRVAQGVIDAYKEIGNIPVPIICRLQGTNAEEAKKLIDESGLQVYSAIALKEAADLVTKVLAEQA
- a CDS encoding ferritin-like domain-containing protein, which codes for MKTQNSAYWTNYFSNNSKINRIDWTLKPEISDLEKQNILKSLQAWQLGETSEGKHLIHASKKYAAAINDYEYLTAVKLFIKEEQKHGNNLGIYLDLIEEKRIKKNWGDTLFRKIRYFNTNMELWTIAVITVESAAQIFYQALKDATNCTLLKQICTDILIDEAAHITFQRERLYIIFNQKNAFMKWIAYHAYSCFFICTSLVVWQAHKTLFKAGKLNFYRYLNKMKYKLSKVAGSAVLNEKEKQQTLSFKELNQNLL